One region of Armatimonadota bacterium genomic DNA includes:
- a CDS encoding family 10 glycosylhydrolase codes for MRKTALLMLTLIVLFAVASQIPTDAAKFRAFWVDAWGSGFENPTATTNMINYVDACNCNAVIPEVRKRCDAYYTSSYEPTGTSVTPQAGYDCLADIVTKAHNAGLEVHAWVVVYRAWTSTTPPPTTDPNHVFNTHPEWFSLTYSGSKFDAENNSFLDPGHPSVEDYNWSVFREIINNYNIDGFVLDYIRYAGTTWGYNPTAVARFNAEYGRTGTPSTSDTTWCNWRCDQVTNMVKRVYLEAKALKPSIKIGAAVWNSSTTGKNSYFQDWDLWMSNHWLDYASPMAYTSSNTTFNSWVNTYYNQQYGRHIYVAQGSYLNTISNSMTQINYVQNKPMPGVECYSYRVTNSGTVDREGFKSALLSGPFATYESVPTMSWISSPTYGMLKGKVKDSGGNPIYPATVTIQGKSTKNSGTGFYGFVDLSTGTYTVTASATGYNTASANVTIVAGQVKTVDFTLTPSGGGTEIIIDNSDGGFSCSSNWSTGTSATDKYGTNYRYRSTAATSDPATWTPNIPSSGTWAVYAWWSQGTNRSSSAPYIVYYSGGSTTVYKNQQSSGGQWNLLTTKTFGTGTGYPTQLSCWTTTGYVVIADAVKWVKQ; via the coding sequence TTGAGGAAAACAGCGTTATTAATGTTAACCCTAATTGTTCTTTTTGCGGTGGCATCTCAAATACCAACAGATGCTGCAAAGTTTCGAGCATTTTGGGTAGATGCGTGGGGTTCAGGCTTCGAGAACCCAACAGCGACAACGAATATGATAAATTACGTTGACGCATGTAACTGCAATGCGGTTATTCCGGAGGTAAGAAAGCGTTGTGATGCATACTATACTTCCAGCTACGAGCCTACCGGTACAAGTGTTACGCCTCAAGCTGGTTATGACTGCTTGGCAGATATCGTGACCAAGGCGCATAACGCGGGGCTCGAGGTTCATGCTTGGGTGGTAGTCTACAGGGCGTGGACCAGCACTACTCCTCCGCCAACGACCGATCCGAACCACGTTTTTAACACCCACCCAGAATGGTTCTCCCTTACCTATTCGGGGTCCAAATTCGATGCAGAAAATAACAGCTTCCTAGATCCAGGCCATCCAAGTGTTGAGGACTACAACTGGAGCGTCTTCAGGGAAATAATCAACAACTACAATATTGATGGCTTTGTTTTAGACTACATCCGCTATGCTGGAACGACCTGGGGTTACAATCCGACGGCTGTTGCTCGCTTCAATGCCGAGTATGGAAGGACGGGCACGCCCTCTACGTCGGATACCACATGGTGCAATTGGCGATGCGACCAGGTAACAAACATGGTAAAGAGGGTCTACCTGGAGGCTAAAGCACTTAAGCCCTCCATAAAAATTGGTGCGGCTGTTTGGAACTCTTCGACCACAGGAAAAAATAGCTACTTCCAGGATTGGGATTTGTGGATGAGCAACCACTGGTTGGATTATGCCAGCCCAATGGCTTATACATCAAGCAACACAACCTTCAACTCGTGGGTGAACACCTATTACAACCAGCAATATGGTCGGCACATCTACGTTGCACAGGGGTCGTATCTTAACACAATAAGCAACTCAATGACCCAGATTAACTATGTCCAGAATAAGCCTATGCCTGGTGTAGAGTGTTACAGCTATCGAGTAACGAACAGCGGCACTGTTGATAGGGAAGGCTTCAAGAGCGCGTTGCTTTCAGGGCCGTTTGCAACCTATGAGTCAGTTCCAACGATGTCGTGGATTAGCAGCCCGACCTATGGCATGCTAAAGGGTAAGGTGAAGGATTCGGGTGGCAATCCCATCTATCCCGCAACTGTTACTATTCAAGGTAAGAGCACTAAGAATAGCGGCACGGGCTTCTATGGCTTCGTTGATTTGTCAACTGGAACTTACACAGTTACCGCTAGTGCAACAGGATACAACACCGCCAGTGCGAATGTAACTATCGTCGCCGGCCAGGTAAAGACCGTTGACTTTACGCTAACTCCTAGTGGAGGTGGCACGGAGATCATTATTGATAACTCAGACGGTGGTTTCTCTTGTTCTAGCAATTGGTCGACTGGTACGTCTGCCACGGACAAGTATGGGACGAATTATCGCTATAGGAGCACTGCGGCGACGAGTGATCCTGCAACTTGGACTCCCAATATTCCTAGCTCTGGTACTTGGGCAGTGTACGCATGGTGGAGTCAGGGAACAAATAGGTCTTCGAGTGCACCCTATATTGTTTACTACAGCGGCGGTAGCACCACCGTCTACAAAAACCAACAGTCGAGCGGTGGTCAATGGAACCTTTTGACCACTAAGACTTTTGGTACCGGAACAGGCTATCCGACTCAATTGTCTTGTTGGACCACCACGGGTTATGTGGTTATTGCAGATGCCGTGAAGTGGGTTAAGCAGTAA
- a CDS encoding family 10 glycosylhydrolase, with amino-acid sequence MEMKGCSNVVLKTSILFLFAILLFNPGQGFAAEHRAFWVDAWGSGFENPTATTAMINYVDACNCNVVLVEVRKRADAYYTSSYEPIGWSITPQAGYDPLADIVTKGHDAGLEVHAWVVVNRAWTSTTPPPSTTPQHIFNAHPEWFSLTDSGSMFQEDGCSWTDPGHPEVENHYSNVFKEIVQNYNIDGICLDYIRYAGTNWGYNPTAVARYNAEYGLQGNPSPNDTQWSNWRRDQVTNIVKRTYLEAKAIRPSIKVGAAVWSTASTANTYYFQNWDLWMSSHFLDYAAPMNYLTDNNQFNAENQDNITRQYGRHVYIAQGSYLNTISNSMTQISSVQSMGFPGVQCYCYRVTNSGTVDREGFKNALLSGPFSTYQSVPTMSWISSPTKGMLKGFVKNSSGVPVYPATVTVLGANVSTKNSGAGFYGFVDLDPGTYTVVASSPGYTNGQGQVTITAGQVSTLDLTLGVDSAPPIISNVRTNDVRATIAQVLWDTDEASTSQVEYGPTSTYGYQTTENMTLVTSHIVQLTGLTPSTTYHYRVKSKDGANNQAVSGDYTFATAASEVVDDIIVDNPACELYGSWYTGTSATDKYGSDYYYCSTATSETRWAKWTPNVLVRGTYNTYVWYSQGTNRSTMAPYTVYYYGGSQSVSVNQQTNGGTWNLISSNKRFDPGTAQYVKLGNGTSESSRVVIADAVKFVYTGAIDVQPPSAPTNLNAVSASTSQIDLSWTASTDNVGVTGYKIYRNGSYLTSVTGTSYSNTGLSAGTSYTYYVKAYDAAGNESAASNSDTATTWIILDNPSATYTGTWTTGTSSTDKYGSDYRYASTASSETATAKWTPTVNSAGSYNVYVWYPQGSNRSTKAPYTVYYSGGNVTIQVNQTTNGGKWNLITTKSFATGTTGYVKLGNGTGESSKVVMADAVRWTKVE; translated from the coding sequence ATGGAGATGAAAGGATGCTCAAACGTAGTTTTAAAAACATCTATACTCTTTTTATTTGCTATTCTGCTCTTTAATCCGGGGCAGGGTTTTGCAGCAGAACATCGTGCTTTCTGGGTCGATGCTTGGGGTTCTGGATTCGAGAATCCAACCGCCACCACGGCAATGATCAATTACGTTGATGCTTGTAATTGTAATGTCGTTCTAGTAGAAGTGCGAAAGCGTGCAGATGCATATTATACATCGTCTTATGAGCCGATTGGTTGGAGCATTACACCTCAAGCTGGCTACGACCCCCTGGCAGATATAGTTACGAAGGGACATGATGCAGGTTTAGAAGTGCATGCTTGGGTAGTGGTCAACAGAGCGTGGACAAGCACTACACCGCCGCCTTCAACTACCCCACAGCATATTTTCAATGCGCATCCTGAATGGTTCTCGCTGACCGATTCAGGTTCGATGTTCCAGGAAGACGGCTGTAGTTGGACCGACCCAGGTCATCCAGAGGTCGAGAATCATTACAGCAATGTGTTTAAGGAAATTGTACAGAATTACAATATAGATGGCATATGCCTTGACTATATTCGATACGCTGGCACTAACTGGGGCTACAACCCTACCGCGGTTGCTAGGTACAATGCCGAATATGGACTGCAGGGAAATCCGTCTCCAAATGACACCCAATGGTCCAACTGGCGGCGTGACCAGGTAACAAACATTGTCAAGAGAACCTATCTGGAGGCTAAGGCAATTAGGCCTAGCATTAAGGTAGGTGCAGCAGTATGGAGCACTGCCTCAACCGCAAATACATATTATTTCCAGAACTGGGACCTTTGGATGTCAAGCCATTTCCTCGATTATGCGGCTCCTATGAATTACTTGACGGATAATAACCAGTTCAACGCCGAAAATCAGGACAATATCACACGGCAGTACGGACGGCATGTTTATATTGCTCAAGGTTCATACCTTAATACTATTAGCAACTCTATGACCCAGATAAGTTCGGTCCAGAGTATGGGCTTCCCGGGCGTGCAGTGCTACTGCTACCGTGTGACAAATAGTGGCACTGTTGATAGGGAAGGCTTCAAGAACGCGTTGCTTTCAGGACCGTTCTCGACTTACCAAAGTGTCCCGACAATGTCGTGGATTAGCAGTCCGACTAAGGGGATGCTCAAAGGTTTTGTAAAGAATTCAAGCGGTGTTCCTGTTTATCCTGCAACTGTTACCGTCCTTGGGGCAAACGTGTCCACGAAGAATAGCGGGGCAGGTTTTTATGGGTTTGTTGACCTTGACCCGGGTACCTATACGGTTGTTGCGAGCAGCCCAGGCTACACAAACGGCCAAGGTCAGGTAACCATCACTGCTGGACAGGTATCGACATTAGACCTCACGCTTGGTGTAGATTCAGCGCCGCCGATAATCTCGAACGTTCGCACAAATGACGTTCGTGCAACAATTGCGCAGGTGCTTTGGGACACCGATGAAGCTTCTACCAGCCAGGTAGAGTATGGGCCAACCTCCACATATGGTTATCAAACGACCGAGAACATGACCCTAGTTACATCGCATATTGTACAACTGACTGGGCTAACGCCGAGCACGACTTATCACTACAGGGTCAAGTCCAAAGATGGTGCTAACAACCAGGCGGTTTCAGGAGATTACACATTTGCTACCGCTGCGTCTGAGGTTGTTGATGATATCATTGTAGATAACCCGGCTTGTGAGTTATACGGCTCATGGTATACGGGCACCTCGGCGACCGACAAGTATGGCTCTGACTATTACTACTGCAGCACGGCGACCAGTGAAACAAGATGGGCTAAGTGGACACCTAATGTGTTGGTGCGTGGAACTTACAACACCTATGTGTGGTACTCCCAAGGCACTAACCGGTCTACGATGGCTCCATACACCGTCTACTATTATGGTGGTTCTCAGTCGGTGAGCGTTAATCAACAGACTAACGGCGGTACGTGGAATCTAATTTCGAGCAACAAGAGATTCGACCCAGGCACCGCTCAGTATGTGAAACTAGGCAATGGCACAAGTGAAAGCTCTCGGGTGGTCATCGCCGATGCGGTTAAGTTCGTCTACACAGGTGCGATAGATGTTCAGCCGCCTAGTGCTCCGACTAATCTAAATGCTGTGTCGGCATCAACAAGCCAGATTGACCTGAGTTGGACAGCATCAACGGATAATGTTGGGGTAACCGGTTACAAGATTTACCGCAATGGTTCGTACTTAACTTCTGTAACCGGAACAAGCTACTCCAACACGGGTTTGTCGGCAGGTACGTCTTATACCTATTATGTGAAGGCTTATGACGCTGCCGGCAACGAGTCGGCCGCTAGCAATAGTGACACGGCTACCACATGGATTATCTTGGATAATCCATCGGCTACCTATACTGGCACATGGACGACCGGAACATCGTCAACCGATAAGTATGGGTCTGACTATCGATATGCTTCTACTGCTTCAAGCGAAACCGCTACTGCGAAATGGACTCCAACCGTCAATTCAGCGGGTAGCTATAATGTCTATGTCTGGTATCCGCAAGGTAGCAACCGTTCAACCAAGGCACCGTACACGGTTTACTATAGTGGCGGAAACGTGACAATTCAGGTAAACCAGACTACCAACGGCGGCAAGTGGAATCTGATAACTACAAAGAGCTTCGCAACTGGTACAACAGGCTATGTAAAGCTAGGCAATGGAACCGGAGAAAGCTCAAAGGTTGTCATGGCTGACGCTGTCCGTTGGACTAAGGTTGAATAA
- a CDS encoding tetratricopeptide repeat protein, with translation MRLVVFILILSAAVVCALQGFVIGAERAEDEGKTAFYERVLKDDPGNVEANVYFADKAYQAGKFADAIGYYQTALATEPNNTQLIIKAAKAYALAKQSNEAEAMYNRALSVDPKCVDAHYGLGLLCEARGQFKEAAEHFAVVFTAQPDNADIRSRLAYAWLNMGRYEEAANLFEKIAENNPSDPVPVKTLVQIYLEMKNGPKAEAALKKYAADNPGDLYATELLAQFYEERGRLDEALEAFRGFVRQNPGNRDGENAIGNFYHRHRQFDKAAKVYEQLVKEDPKDERAWTNLVNTYRDLGQIEKALQEADRWIASDPNTAAPYRLKAAIYREQKRFKDALRAHERSKGAEQGSVDPYLAIAEIYWKDLGQLDNALRELKDAARFFPMDPVVKRMMVEIYEEKKDYAAAVDILRSMEMLDPDNVQIGLNISRLLLLAGKPQDAIAECQKLLEKDKENLGIYVRLAEAYEQLGQLDEAIKIYQNSPQKNLEAQAWATSRISAVKAKQGKLDEAIAGYKWVLERFPDADKLYSEIVNLEMQRGSIGEAVKYLTERLNSGLEREAAVEALIGAYELQGLKPSEIAAKVRKVQEQCPKNKTVAFELVDYCERNKLEELLIQSLEALLEADPEAIEQRCKLAQLYAASGQNALAIQHLQKVVGKSGHDAENYYLLGQLLEKVGKTSEAIEAYTNACAFENKEAEKALERLKAKNNAAK, from the coding sequence TTGCGTTTAGTAGTATTTATACTCATCTTAAGTGCAGCAGTTGTTTGTGCTCTGCAAGGCTTTGTAATTGGCGCAGAAAGGGCAGAAGACGAAGGGAAAACCGCTTTTTATGAGCGGGTTTTGAAAGACGACCCCGGAAACGTAGAGGCTAACGTTTACTTCGCAGATAAAGCCTACCAAGCAGGCAAATTCGCTGATGCCATTGGGTACTACCAGACAGCCCTTGCCACTGAGCCCAACAATACCCAGCTAATAATTAAAGCCGCCAAAGCCTACGCATTGGCAAAACAGTCCAATGAAGCAGAGGCTATGTACAACAGGGCGCTTTCGGTTGACCCGAAATGTGTTGATGCTCACTACGGCCTTGGTTTGTTGTGTGAGGCAAGGGGGCAATTTAAGGAGGCCGCAGAGCATTTTGCAGTTGTATTTACAGCCCAACCAGACAACGCCGATATCAGATCGCGGTTGGCATATGCGTGGCTTAATATGGGACGCTATGAGGAGGCAGCAAATCTTTTTGAAAAGATTGCGGAGAACAACCCATCAGACCCGGTTCCTGTTAAGACACTTGTGCAGATTTACTTAGAAATGAAAAATGGTCCGAAAGCTGAGGCGGCTTTAAAGAAATATGCGGCTGACAATCCAGGAGATTTGTATGCTACGGAGCTCTTGGCACAGTTCTACGAGGAACGCGGTCGTTTGGATGAAGCTTTGGAGGCGTTTAGGGGATTTGTGCGGCAGAATCCTGGCAACAGGGATGGCGAGAATGCAATTGGCAACTTCTATCATAGACACAGGCAATTTGACAAAGCAGCCAAAGTATATGAGCAATTGGTAAAGGAGGACCCAAAAGACGAACGCGCGTGGACCAACCTTGTGAATACATATAGGGACTTGGGCCAGATTGAAAAAGCACTTCAGGAAGCCGATAGGTGGATAGCTAGCGATCCAAACACTGCGGCTCCATATCGTCTAAAAGCAGCTATTTATAGGGAGCAAAAGCGGTTCAAGGATGCGTTGCGGGCGCACGAAAGGAGCAAAGGGGCAGAACAGGGTAGCGTAGATCCTTATTTAGCAATTGCGGAAATCTATTGGAAAGACCTTGGTCAGCTAGATAACGCTCTTCGAGAGTTAAAAGATGCAGCGAGGTTCTTTCCAATGGACCCCGTTGTGAAAAGGATGATGGTCGAGATTTACGAAGAGAAAAAGGATTATGCCGCGGCGGTTGACATATTGCGCAGCATGGAAATGCTTGACCCAGACAATGTTCAGATTGGGCTGAACATATCGCGGCTTTTGTTGCTAGCTGGAAAGCCACAGGATGCTATTGCCGAATGCCAGAAACTTCTCGAGAAGGACAAGGAAAATCTGGGAATCTATGTGCGCCTTGCCGAAGCTTATGAGCAATTGGGGCAATTGGATGAAGCTATCAAAATCTACCAGAATTCTCCCCAAAAGAACTTAGAAGCTCAAGCCTGGGCAACAAGTCGCATATCTGCTGTTAAGGCAAAACAGGGCAAACTGGACGAGGCTATTGCTGGTTACAAATGGGTACTTGAGAGGTTTCCAGACGCCGATAAGCTGTACTCGGAGATTGTGAATTTGGAAATGCAGCGTGGCAGTATTGGTGAGGCAGTTAAATATCTCACCGAGCGGTTGAACAGTGGCTTGGAGCGGGAGGCCGCTGTTGAAGCGCTCATTGGCGCCTATGAGCTCCAAGGGTTGAAGCCTTCGGAAATAGCCGCAAAAGTACGCAAAGTCCAAGAGCAGTGTCCCAAAAACAAAACTGTTGCCTTTGAGCTTGTGGATTACTGTGAGCGAAATAAGCTTGAAGAGCTTTTAATCCAATCGTTGGAAGCTCTCCTTGAGGCCGACCCTGAGGCAATAGAGCAAAGATGTAAGTTAGCTCAGCTCTATGCCGCCTCTGGCCAAAACGCTCTGGCAATTCAGCATTTGCAGAAGGTTGTTGGCAAATCCGGGCACGACGCTGAAAACTATTACTTGCTAGGACAGCTTTTGGAGAAAGTTGGCAAGACGTCAGAGGCGATAGAGGCTTACACCAACGCTTGTGCTTTTGAAAACAAAGAAGCAGAGAAAGCACTTGAAAGGCTTAAAGCCAAAAATAACGCTGCTAAATAA
- a CDS encoding N-acetylmuramoyl-L-alanine amidase, translating to MRTLCIICFALLCSSVAFAGVAGQKICIDPGHGGSDPGAVGFGLEEEDVNLDIGLRARNLFQLDGATVIMTRTSDVYVSLQGRCDIANNNGANRFISTHCNAASDSSANGTETFCCAGCSATSYDLRNKVNPELVSHMQTVNRGVKTADFYVLVNTNMPAILGEVAFITNAADNAKLASGTWRQEAARAYLHGTQSHYGEVPHDPVSDIIIDNSSGSFSCSANWATGTSAADKYGSDYRWRSTAATSDPATWTPNIPVAGSWTVYAWWTAGTNRSPNSAYQINTTSGAVNVYVNQQTNGGQWNSLGSFDLGTGGYWVKKSCWASTGYVVIADAIKWHKN from the coding sequence ATGAGGACACTTTGCATCATTTGTTTCGCTCTGCTTTGCTCGTCGGTGGCATTTGCCGGCGTTGCTGGGCAGAAAATCTGCATTGACCCGGGCCATGGCGGCTCGGACCCAGGTGCTGTAGGATTCGGGCTAGAGGAAGAGGATGTCAATCTTGATATTGGCCTCAGGGCTCGGAATCTATTCCAGCTTGACGGCGCTACGGTCATTATGACCCGAACGTCAGACGTATATGTGTCGCTGCAGGGCCGCTGCGACATCGCCAACAACAATGGTGCGAACAGGTTCATTTCCACCCATTGCAATGCTGCCAGTGATAGTAGCGCAAATGGCACAGAGACTTTCTGCTGTGCAGGATGTAGCGCCACGTCATATGATCTCCGGAATAAGGTTAATCCGGAGTTGGTTTCCCATATGCAGACCGTCAACAGAGGTGTGAAGACTGCCGACTTCTATGTGCTTGTAAATACCAATATGCCGGCAATCCTGGGCGAGGTGGCCTTCATAACCAACGCCGCAGACAATGCTAAGCTTGCGAGCGGAACATGGCGACAGGAAGCCGCACGGGCATACCTGCATGGCACGCAGAGCCACTATGGCGAAGTGCCGCACGACCCAGTGAGCGATATTATAATTGACAATAGCTCCGGCTCGTTCTCCTGTTCAGCCAATTGGGCTACCGGCACAAGCGCCGCAGACAAGTATGGAAGCGACTATCGCTGGAGAAGCACAGCTGCGACCAGCGATCCAGCTACTTGGACGCCTAACATACCTGTAGCAGGCAGCTGGACGGTTTATGCATGGTGGACAGCTGGCACCAACAGGTCGCCAAACTCGGCTTATCAGATAAACACGACGAGTGGCGCCGTCAATGTTTACGTAAACCAGCAGACCAACGGCGGCCAGTGGAACTCGCTCGGCTCGTTTGACCTCGGAACAGGCGGTTATTGGGTCAAGAAGTCTTGCTGGGCATCCACCGGCTATGTTGTTATAGCAGACGCCATTAAGTGGCATAAGAACTAG
- a CDS encoding N-acetylmuramoyl-L-alanine amidase produces MRKMLTVICMLSLVICLASGVSAHLTGKKICIDPGHGGSDPGAVSGGYEEEDINLAIGNRMNVRFINDAASTKMTRTSDVYVSLSSRCSIANTWGANRFESTHCNAFSDSSANGTETYCCPGCSTYSYDLRNKVNPELVSHMGTVNRGVKTASFTVLTGTTMPAILGEVAFITNTADRNKLISSTYQDYAGIAYLHGTQSHYGVTPHTH; encoded by the coding sequence ATGAGAAAGATGCTAACTGTAATTTGCATGCTGTCGCTGGTGATTTGTCTTGCTTCCGGCGTCAGCGCCCACCTTACGGGCAAGAAAATCTGCATTGACCCGGGTCATGGTGGCTCGGACCCAGGCGCAGTAAGTGGCGGTTATGAAGAGGAAGACATCAACCTTGCAATTGGTAACAGGATGAATGTCCGCTTCATTAATGATGCGGCTTCAACAAAAATGACAAGGACAAGCGATGTCTACGTTTCCCTCTCAAGCAGGTGCTCGATAGCCAACACATGGGGAGCAAATAGGTTCGAAAGCACCCACTGCAATGCTTTCAGCGACAGCTCGGCTAACGGCACGGAGACCTACTGCTGCCCTGGTTGCAGCACCTATTCCTATGACCTGCGTAACAAGGTTAACCCTGAACTCGTTTCCCATATGGGAACGGTAAATAGGGGTGTAAAGACAGCTTCGTTCACAGTGCTGACCGGGACAACGATGCCTGCAATTCTGGGCGAGGTTGCGTTCATAACCAACACCGCCGACCGCAACAAACTCATAAGCTCGACATATCAGGATTATGCAGGCATTGCTTACCTGCATGGAACGCAGAGCCACTATGGCGTAACCCCGCACACCCATTAA
- a CDS encoding N-acetylmuramoyl-L-alanine amidase: protein MKRFSIVLLVLAVALIAAPTYALKVYSNPSIQTNNVSPDGTYNEGYSMQSVSDLFCAKCANRGFSTRDSDWLSLSAACSDADAWNPNCFISEHTNAAGSGGWDSNHGTMGLYYCNSSCQYDAIDRSLCIKCVDNCIAQFATAGRGAKWGAGYYGDYCFYGTYNLYVLSHTPDMNSVLIEGLFHTNYEDCQLLKTSNGRNLYAEGLYVGVCQQYGYDPYPSPDIIIDNTDAGFSCSANWATGTMATDKYGTNYRYRSTAATSDPATWTPNIPTAGSWTIYAWWTAGTNRSPNSAYQVYYSGGSTNVYVNQQTNGGKWNVLTTQNLGTGTGYPVKKSCWATTGYVVIADAIKWHKN from the coding sequence GTGAAGAGATTCAGCATTGTTTTATTGGTGTTGGCAGTGGCTCTTATAGCCGCTCCTACCTATGCGCTGAAAGTCTACTCAAATCCGAGTATCCAGACTAACAACGTGAGCCCTGACGGGACCTACAACGAAGGCTACTCAATGCAGAGCGTGTCGGACCTGTTCTGCGCGAAGTGCGCGAATCGTGGCTTCTCAACAAGAGACAGCGACTGGCTGAGCCTTTCTGCTGCGTGCAGTGATGCAGATGCTTGGAACCCAAACTGCTTCATATCCGAGCATACCAATGCGGCTGGCAGTGGAGGTTGGGATTCCAACCATGGCACGATGGGTTTGTATTACTGCAACAGTAGCTGCCAGTATGATGCTATTGACCGCAGCCTCTGCATTAAGTGCGTCGACAACTGCATTGCACAGTTTGCCACCGCCGGCCGAGGTGCCAAGTGGGGGGCAGGTTACTATGGCGACTACTGCTTCTACGGAACGTATAACCTGTATGTGCTTTCTCATACGCCCGACATGAACTCGGTGTTGATTGAGGGTCTGTTCCACACCAATTACGAAGACTGCCAGTTGCTGAAGACATCGAACGGCAGAAATCTTTATGCAGAGGGTCTTTACGTTGGTGTGTGCCAGCAGTATGGTTATGACCCGTATCCTTCGCCAGACATCATTATAGACAACACAGATGCTGGCTTTTCATGCTCGGCAAACTGGGCCACCGGCACTATGGCCACCGACAAGTATGGCACCAATTACCGCTATAGAAGCACCGCTGCCACCAGCGACCCTGCCACCTGGACTCCGAACATTCCGACTGCAGGCAGCTGGACTATTTACGCATGGTGGACAGCTGGCACCAATAGGTCGCCGAACTCAGCCTACCAGGTGTACTACAGTGGTGGAAGCACCAATGTCTACGTGAACCAGCAGACTAACGGAGGCAAGTGGAACGTGCTAACCACGCAGAATCTAGGCACAGGCACAGGTTATCCGGTAAAGAAGTCCTGCTGGGCAACCACTGGCTATGTGGTAATTGCTGATGCCATAAAGTGGCATAAGAACTAA
- a CDS encoding DUF2961 domain-containing protein — protein MIGLTSLASLPRLRDYTSHRISSWDTTGGNADMWRIDAGEKRILAEIEGPACIKHIWMTLGIKQEDYVRRIVLRMYWDDCPEPSVECPIGDFFGMGHGMRKNFVTLPLQMSPQNGKGFNSWWPMPFKKKGIIEVENQSPETYSHYFYIDYEKYPSEEAVEGLAYFHVQWRREADTHGWAFEEGLRREDYAETPRMKHPSAEGNYVICDVEGDGIYCGAHLDIDCFQRNPNDWYGEGDDMVFIDGEKWPPSLHGTGTEDWFNCAYCPTQEYNAPYHGIILYSGNENWRWKGKNTVYRYYIEDPIRFRKSILVTIEHGHANKLSNDYSSTAYYYLTKPKRGGPELPPVEDRLPRPNEPVYEGKR, from the coding sequence ATGATTGGTCTGACAAGTCTAGCTTCCTTGCCAAGGCTGCGTGATTATACAAGCCACCGCATATCAAGTTGGGATACAACTGGTGGAAATGCCGACATGTGGCGCATTGACGCTGGGGAGAAGAGAATTCTAGCCGAAATCGAGGGACCAGCGTGCATTAAGCACATATGGATGACATTGGGCATCAAACAAGAAGATTACGTTCGCCGGATAGTGCTGCGCATGTATTGGGATGACTGCCCAGAGCCGAGCGTTGAGTGCCCAATTGGTGACTTTTTTGGTATGGGACATGGGATGCGCAAGAACTTTGTTACCCTCCCACTTCAAATGAGTCCCCAGAATGGAAAGGGATTCAATTCTTGGTGGCCAATGCCGTTTAAGAAAAAGGGAATAATTGAGGTTGAGAATCAATCGCCAGAAACATACAGTCATTATTTTTACATTGACTACGAAAAATACCCATCGGAGGAAGCGGTCGAAGGTCTTGCATATTTTCATGTTCAGTGGCGGCGGGAGGCTGATACACATGGTTGGGCGTTCGAGGAGGGTTTGAGGCGCGAGGATTATGCGGAGACTCCTCGAATGAAGCATCCGAGTGCTGAGGGTAACTATGTCATTTGCGACGTCGAAGGCGATGGCATCTACTGCGGCGCCCATCTCGATATTGACTGCTTTCAAAGAAATCCCAACGATTGGTATGGCGAGGGAGACGATATGGTCTTCATCGATGGCGAAAAATGGCCGCCATCGCTTCATGGAACAGGCACGGAAGATTGGTTTAACTGCGCATATTGCCCAACCCAGGAGTATAATGCGCCATATCATGGGATTATCCTCTATAGTGGAAATGAGAATTGGCGCTGGAAAGGGAAGAACACAGTTTATCGTTATTACATAGAAGACCCCATCCGATTTAGGAAGAGCATTTTGGTGACGATTGAGCATGGACATGCAAACAAGTTAAGCAATGACTATTCGAGCACTGCGTACTACTATCTAACTAAACCCAAGCGTGGCGGGCCTGAGCTTCCGCCGGTAGAAGACCGCCTTCCGAGGCCCAATGAGCCTGTGTATGAAGGCAAGCGATAG